A window from Prochlorococcus marinus CUG1435 encodes these proteins:
- a CDS encoding J domain-containing protein produces MKGETSYYKILGVNENASNHELRKAFCKLSIELHPDTTSLEIEVAKSKFQEVLEAYENLNNSNLRKIYDDKLKENSISRNNTNVLNNLVIDSNNQNLIGNRRPFSNGELFSLFLLIMIISISLICSIFIASFTGKELETIPLWLIK; encoded by the coding sequence TTGAAAGGGGAAACTTCCTATTACAAAATTTTAGGTGTAAATGAAAATGCATCCAATCATGAATTAAGAAAGGCATTTTGTAAACTTTCTATTGAGTTGCATCCAGATACAACTTCATTAGAAATAGAAGTTGCTAAAAGTAAATTTCAAGAAGTTCTTGAAGCTTATGAAAATTTAAATAATAGTAATTTAAGAAAAATATATGATGATAAACTAAAAGAAAATTCTATAAGTAGAAATAATACTAACGTTTTAAATAATTTAGTAATCGATTCTAATAATCAAAATTTAATAGGAAATAGGAGACCTTTTTCGAATGGAGAATTGTTTTCGTTGTTTCTTTTAATTATGATCATTTCTATAAGTTTAATTTGTTCAATTTTTATTGCTTCTTTTACTGGAAAAGAATTAGAGACAATACCGCTTTGGCTAATTAAATAA
- a CDS encoding methyltransferase domain-containing protein, whose amino-acid sequence MMKMDSKKWNEKIKNNFNDAAYRYLEHSNIQKFFAKKIVQFIKELNPQKKGEWIDLGSGPGILADEIEKKFSSQEVARIDFSKKMLLENKLSSKKILWDLNNDLPPEINNCSLLTSNFCIHWLNNPEKIIKNWFSKLKSGGFLIISYPTKNCFPEWKDTCRKIDIEYSGINFLCSKELLKDFKSTEIHYSEKFNYVENFEDVYKLFRSIKNVGAQSTNCKRKTVKELKKIQKFWPKNYNNTVNLSWQIEIQIIKKL is encoded by the coding sequence ATGATGAAAATGGATAGTAAAAAGTGGAATGAGAAAATAAAAAATAATTTCAATGATGCTGCATATCGGTATTTGGAGCATTCAAATATTCAGAAATTTTTTGCAAAAAAGATTGTTCAATTTATCAAAGAATTAAATCCCCAAAAAAAAGGTGAATGGATAGATCTAGGATCAGGACCAGGAATATTAGCTGATGAAATAGAAAAAAAATTTTCTTCCCAAGAAGTAGCCAGAATTGATTTCAGCAAAAAAATGCTTCTTGAGAATAAATTATCTAGTAAAAAAATTTTATGGGATTTAAATAATGATTTACCCCCTGAAATCAATAACTGTTCTCTATTAACATCTAACTTTTGCATCCATTGGTTAAACAACCCAGAAAAGATAATAAAAAATTGGTTTAGTAAATTAAAATCAGGAGGTTTTTTAATCATTTCTTATCCAACGAAAAATTGTTTTCCTGAATGGAAAGATACTTGTAGAAAAATTGATATTGAATATAGTGGTATTAATTTCCTTTGCTCTAAAGAATTATTAAAAGATTTCAAATCAACTGAAATTCATTATTCAGAAAAGTTTAATTATGTTGAAAATTTTGAAGATGTATATAAGCTTTTTAGAAGCATTAAAAATGTAGGGGCACAATCAACAAATTGTAAACGCAAAACAGTGAAGGAGTTAAAAAAAATTCAAAAGTTTTGGCCAAAGAATTACAATAATACAGTTAACCTTTCATGGCAAATTGAGATTCAAATCATAAAGAAATTATGA
- the bioA gene encoding adenosylmethionine--8-amino-7-oxononanoate transaminase codes for MKSLDSKTPNQDWHPNIWPPFTQINNSEPQIEVTHGRDALLFTKNPKKELIDAISSWWVTLHGHSNQYIADAIFNQSKKLEQVIFADFLHPQAKKLAERLSELTKLERLFFSDNGSTAVEVALKIAFQSWQNREEIRTQIVAFDGAYHGDTFGAMALGERNIFNENFDNLMFPVRRVPWPSTWMNDEEVENKENEAIQKLETLLKTPTVAVILEPLVQGAGGMNMVRPQFIKKVSEIIKNNNSLLIADEVLTGFGRCGSLFAFQKAKIVPDLISISKGLTGGFLPMGITLCKENIFQSFIDDSPRKTFWHGHSFTANPLGCAAANASLDLLEKEPHKYISFEEKHLSHLIKFKNLPYIKKIRVSGTIAAFDLDIGNKKGYFNNIGKEIKSLAIEQGLFIRPLGNVIYLLPPLCITDEQLEKSYLVIRQILENL; via the coding sequence ATGAAATCTTTGGATTCAAAAACTCCAAATCAAGATTGGCACCCAAATATTTGGCCACCTTTTACACAAATCAATAACAGCGAACCGCAAATAGAAGTAACTCATGGTAGAGATGCCCTCCTATTTACTAAAAATCCTAAAAAAGAGCTGATAGATGCAATTAGTAGTTGGTGGGTAACTCTTCATGGACATAGTAACCAATACATTGCGGATGCCATTTTCAATCAATCAAAAAAACTTGAGCAAGTTATATTTGCTGATTTTTTACATCCACAGGCAAAAAAATTAGCGGAAAGACTTAGTGAATTAACAAAACTAGAAAGATTATTCTTTTCTGATAACGGTTCTACCGCAGTGGAAGTCGCTTTAAAAATTGCCTTCCAATCATGGCAAAATAGAGAAGAAATAAGAACTCAAATAGTAGCTTTTGATGGCGCCTATCATGGCGATACATTTGGAGCAATGGCTTTAGGTGAAAGAAATATTTTTAATGAGAATTTCGATAATCTTATGTTCCCAGTTAGGAGAGTCCCCTGGCCTTCAACTTGGATGAACGATGAAGAAGTAGAAAATAAAGAAAATGAGGCGATCCAAAAATTAGAAACTCTACTTAAAACTCCCACAGTTGCAGTAATCCTTGAGCCACTTGTTCAAGGAGCAGGAGGAATGAATATGGTTAGGCCTCAGTTTATAAAAAAAGTTTCAGAAATTATAAAAAATAATAATTCTTTGTTAATTGCTGATGAAGTTTTGACTGGGTTTGGAAGATGTGGAAGTCTTTTTGCATTTCAAAAGGCAAAAATCGTTCCTGATTTAATAAGTATTTCAAAAGGCTTAACTGGTGGATTTTTACCAATGGGAATAACTTTATGTAAAGAAAACATTTTTCAATCCTTTATTGATGATTCCCCAAGAAAAACTTTTTGGCATGGACATAGTTTTACTGCTAATCCTTTAGGTTGTGCTGCGGCAAACGCTAGCCTTGATTTATTAGAAAAAGAACCACACAAATACATTTCATTTGAAGAAAAACATTTATCTCACTTAATTAAATTTAAAAACTTACCTTATATAAAAAAAATAAGGGTATCAGGCACAATTGCTGCCTTCGATTTAGATATTGGAAACAAAAAAGGTTATTTCAATAATATTGGGAAAGAAATCAAGAGTCTTGCAATAGAGCAAGGTTTATTTATTAGACCCCTCGGGAATGTTATTTATCTCTTGCCACCTCTCTGTATAACCGATGAGCAATTAGAAAAAAGTTACTTGGTAATAAGGCAAATATTAGAAAATCTTTAG
- the bioD gene encoding dethiobiotin synthase, which produces MSSQDSIFKFIICGTDTDIGKTLISSFFVKGLNSFYWKPIQSGIESQTDSQTVEKLAQLSKEKIIKEAYVFTKPLSPHWAAEIDQKTINFDKLRLPNVKGSLIIETAGGLMVPITRSFLQIDQIKQWNLPVILVCKSSLGTLNHTLLSIEALKRRNIEILGLVVNGKKHLDNPKTLVDFSGIPLIAEFPYIKKMDSNNLDILWKELDIKNRLISLLNSKIS; this is translated from the coding sequence ATGAGTAGTCAGGATAGTATTTTCAAATTTATAATTTGTGGAACAGATACTGATATTGGAAAAACTTTAATAAGCTCTTTTTTCGTTAAAGGATTAAATTCCTTTTATTGGAAGCCTATTCAAAGCGGTATTGAATCGCAAACTGATAGTCAAACTGTTGAAAAACTTGCACAATTAAGTAAAGAGAAAATCATCAAAGAAGCTTATGTCTTTACTAAACCTCTATCTCCTCATTGGGCTGCTGAAATAGATCAAAAAACAATTAACTTTGACAAGTTGAGGTTGCCAAACGTGAAAGGCTCATTAATTATAGAAACTGCAGGTGGATTAATGGTTCCAATAACACGCAGTTTTTTGCAAATAGATCAAATAAAACAATGGAACCTTCCGGTAATACTTGTATGTAAGAGCTCACTTGGCACTCTTAACCATACCCTGCTTAGTATTGAGGCCTTAAAAAGAAGAAATATTGAGATTTTAGGTTTAGTAGTCAATGGCAAAAAACACCTAGATAATCCAAAAACTCTAGTTGATTTTAGTGGTATTCCGTTAATTGCTGAATTTCCTTATATCAAAAAAATGGACTCAAACAATTTAGATATACTATGGAAAGAACTAGACATCAAGAATAGGTTGATCTCACTTTTAAACTCAAAAATAAGTTAA
- a CDS encoding 8-amino-7-oxononanoate synthase — protein MKKIKIPKNRIRNLKTFSLGEKSFELLSLNSQNKKLVDLCSNDYFGLNRDKDLIKAAYEISMLEGIGSGSSRFITGSRPIHKLLETELAKWLDQEKVLLFPSGFQANIAAIQALANRNSIVIADKLIHNSLLVGVKAAQAKLVRFSHNNLKDLEDKIIKSNPTKNSILVVVESLYSMEGSIAPLREITEICKKNNVQLLVDEAHAIGILGPEGRGLSFNCRSDITIITGTFGKAFGSGGAFIASNSEIGEYLIQTSGAFRYTTALAPSLAAGALEGLKKILKNKEWGNELLSSAKIWKHEIIKNFSFPIQGDSHILSIIVGQEEKAIYLQKHLEENGFLAIAIRPPTVPVGQSRIRITIRRNLDLNLLKNFIAVLKEFK, from the coding sequence ATGAAAAAAATAAAAATTCCAAAAAATAGAATCCGTAATTTAAAAACATTTTCTTTAGGTGAAAAATCATTCGAACTTCTTAGTTTAAATTCGCAAAATAAAAAACTTGTAGACTTATGTAGTAATGATTATTTTGGATTAAATAGGGACAAGGATTTAATAAAAGCTGCTTACGAAATAAGCATGTTAGAAGGTATTGGTTCAGGAAGCTCTAGATTTATTACAGGTTCAAGGCCAATACATAAATTATTAGAAACAGAACTTGCCAAGTGGCTTGATCAAGAGAAAGTATTACTTTTCCCAAGCGGATTTCAAGCAAATATAGCCGCTATCCAGGCTTTAGCAAACAGAAATAGTATCGTAATAGCAGATAAATTAATTCATAACTCTTTATTGGTTGGAGTTAAAGCTGCTCAAGCTAAACTAGTGCGATTTTCTCACAATAATTTAAAAGATTTAGAAGATAAAATTATTAAATCTAACCCCACAAAAAATTCCATTTTAGTTGTTGTCGAATCTCTTTATAGCATGGAGGGATCAATTGCACCGCTCAGAGAAATAACGGAAATTTGCAAAAAAAATAATGTTCAATTATTAGTTGACGAAGCCCATGCAATTGGGATCTTGGGCCCTGAAGGCAGGGGTTTAAGTTTTAATTGTCGTTCAGATATAACTATAATTACTGGAACTTTTGGAAAGGCATTTGGCAGCGGTGGAGCTTTTATAGCCTCCAATTCAGAAATTGGTGAGTATCTTATCCAAACAAGTGGTGCATTTAGGTACACAACCGCTCTTGCGCCATCTTTAGCTGCTGGAGCACTAGAAGGTTTAAAAAAAATTTTAAAAAACAAAGAATGGGGTAATGAGTTGTTATCTTCTGCGAAGATATGGAAACATGAAATTATTAAAAATTTTAGTTTTCCAATTCAGGGAGATTCTCACATTTTATCAATTATTGTTGGCCAAGAAGAGAAAGCAATTTATCTACAAAAACATCTTGAGGAGAATGGGTTTTTAGCAATTGCGATAAGACCCCCTACTGTTCCAGTTGGGCAATCAAGAATCAGAATAACAATAAGAAGAAACTTAGATTTGAATCTTCTAAAAAATTTCATTGCAGTATTAAAAGAGTTTAAATGA
- a CDS encoding DUF3143 domain-containing protein, giving the protein MNPSEKPINQNSLQSLELWLTDLGAMKDINNPSKWNLLLSNWNATIIFEQEDLSVIWESEGQETKRLFSYCIKREDVENAIMQGP; this is encoded by the coding sequence GTGAATCCCTCTGAAAAACCGATCAATCAAAATTCACTGCAATCATTGGAATTGTGGCTAACTGATTTAGGTGCTATGAAGGATATTAATAATCCATCTAAATGGAATCTATTACTTTCAAATTGGAATGCAACTATTATTTTTGAACAAGAAGATTTAAGTGTCATCTGGGAAAGTGAAGGACAAGAAACTAAAAGATTATTTTCCTATTGCATTAAAAGAGAAGATGTAGAAAATGCAATAATGCAGGGACCTTGA